The genomic segment ACTGGACCTTTCTTTACTGTTATGTGGACACTTTCTATGTTAGTTTTGATGCAGAATTCTTTGAATCCTTTTATACAAACTAGAATGTATGTGTAAGAATTCCTGTCCCTGCAATGTAGTAACtacaaacttatttttaaataaatagaaaacttgTTTTTCTAAGTTATTTTGTAGAGCCTCatgatttctgttattttatttcatttttgataaCACATAAAATCTCTCTACATAATTTCAACAGGCACTATACCAAAGAAACCATTAGGTAAATGCTGGGGCAATGCTCTGTTTAACAAAAGGTTAAAATTATTAGCCACTTAAAGGATCGTGGGTATCCTAATTATTCCATATGAACCACAGGGTTAAAGCAAGTCATCTGCCCTTTAACGTGTGCtcttaataaaacaatttttctgGTTTGCTTACTATGTGTGTGTTGCTGTACTGAGTGATAAGTACTTTAatattcagatatttctgtaagATGTATTTCAAAGGAAAGTTCACAAGCATATTCTCAAAAATGtgaagtgaaatttctggggaaaaaatggaagaatgatgaaaaagtttCACTTGTTAAACAGTTATACAAAATGAGATTTATAAACTGTGTTTTTTTCCTAGGAATTTGTGCCAGTTGGCATACATTTTTACTGATTTCCTGAgaattccaattttagtataaaGACTACATAAGACTGTAATAAATGACAATTCAGATTAAGCACATAAAGGGGTGATTTGTGATTTTGTGCTTGAATGACAGTTTCTCCCTAAGAAATTTTGTAAATTTCGAAGTTGAGGAAAGCATACAGACACTCCCAGgtaccttctctttttctttctataataCATTGATACTAATACCTGCTGTGCACTTAGATGAACCAGCCAAAAGAATTTCATTCTAATTAACTACCTTTGCCTGGTTTCTCTTGTAACATCAACTTTATATTCAAGGTTAAGCTTCCCcattatttaaggaaaataagacTAAAAACCAAAGTACACTTGTGTACCCTGCAGTATAACACGGGGCACTGTAATTCTTTCCCACTTGGATTACCAAGTCACCATTACTGTCTCTCTTGCGGAAACAGTGGAAAGGGTTCATTGAAGTGCCTTCCTTCCTAGTGAGCCAGTCACGTTCGCCGCACACCAGTGGGATGAATGGGGCCTGCGATTGGTGCTTTCATCTCTGAGCTTCActtttgtcatctgtaaagtAAAACTATCAGATCAATCCACAAAGTCCGATTCAGTGCAAATGGCCTGTGATTATTTCTCACTTGTATATTGATTGTCCTCTGTACTCATGACTCAACCTTGGCTTTTCTGTTTAGTCCCTAAATAAAATGTGCCATTTTCTATATCGCTTCCTGGCAAGCTGTGTCTTGGGGCCATGAACCCTTAGAAAAACAGTTTCTGTGTTGTGCAATACACTATACATGGTGAGTTGAAGTATTTGTTTACTGATAAAAAGTACTAAAGTTTGTGATTCTCCAGGGGCTCTCTGGGAAGTCTCAAGATAGTTTCAGTGTAAACACATCCTGAAGTTTTTATTTCAGGATTCAATCTTGGGAAAGGAAAATTAAGTGTTTCAGAGGAGATTTAATCATTTGATTAGGGTGGGGTCAGAAAAACTCTGCTGGTTTCCCActtactaaaaatgaaataaaatatttaaaaacaaatacagaaggcagaacaattttaagaaaacatcTGTCACAAATGGgaaactttgttttttgttttagtctGTTTTAATAAGGATGTTATAAAGTCAAAGCAAAGCAAATTATTCTGATAAGGAAAATCTACCTGAGCATATTATGAAGGCAGCAACTCAATCTTCTTTGTAGTTCTTTAAcaacaatttattatttaacagagaaaaaaacaaatttctggTGTGGAATTGACAGGTCCTTAGCAATATGAGTCACAAGCTCTAAGCTCTACCCTCTCCCTCCTTTTTTGTGAATAGGCTGCATCAAAGCTGGGGAAATTTTGCCAGATATTTAGTACACTTTATATAGTTTCTTTTCAGAGTCTTACACTCTACTACTTAAACTCaagtttttcaaatttttgaacAAATAGACACTTAAGACAGAACTATTTGTACTTGAAAAACAAACTCATCCCGTTATCTTGATACTTGGTTGTATTCCTCCTTCACTCTGTCCTTGGTCTCAGCCACCCACATACACTGACCACATATTCAGCCAGAGTAACAGCCCTTACTTAAAAGTACTAGAAAGTGAGTTTCCTGATTTTCTGTAAATTGGGAAATActgtttataaaaacatttctacAATCAAAACCCCTTTAAGGTCCTTTAAGATGTTATAGTTCAATTTATTAATACCCTCTGGGATTAGGGAACCATTTTGTACTTAACAGGACAGTAAAGGTCTTTTTTAGTTAGCAGACAGAAACATCTTACAGTTTCAATTCTGCAACTTTAGCTGCAAGTGAAACACAGAATCTCTCCACTGtggattttaaaaagctgttCTCTATATTCTTTACTCATTTgagctaaaaagagaaaaatggcaaCCAGAGTCAAGATTTTAAAAACCATCTCACCCAACAGAGATGAGCTCATTACATTACATCTCAAGACCATAAGCCAAACTCCCCCGTCATTAGGGAGGAACGGCCAGCAGCCCTTGAGTCCTGAGCGGACCAGCAGCGAGGGCGGGGCAGGCGGCCAGGGGAGGGCCCGCGGCAGACAGCGGCCTCGGCCCCCCAGCCACGAGCCCGAACCGTGTTAGGACCGACTGAAATGTTAGGGTTGCTGGATGGGTGATGTCGCCAAAGACGGTGAAGTAGGGAATTTCAAAATCAGCCCTCCATGGAACTGGAAATACCTGTCAGAACCAACTTTCTCAGAACTCTAAAATCTATGAAGAACAACTACCCCGGGATTATTTAATGAAGAAAGAAGCGGCTCAATTTCGGTAAGTGTCAGACTATTGAATGTGCCCATCTAAAACTCTCTGTTCCCCTTCCAGCAGCACAGCAGAGACCGTGAACTGCAGCAGGGGGGCCATGTGGACCTCGTGCTGAAAGAATTTTCGGCATGTTTTGACTGTCCAGTGGCTCCGTGAGGGGCTTTACTGTGTTTCACTCACCGCAGAAGTTTCTCAGAGCTTAAGTACCCCCCTCAGTGGGGTCTGTCAAAAGCATTTAAAGACATATACTAGCCACAGCTGCCTGACACAGGGGAGAACAGAAGGGGCAAGAAGCAGACCCTGAAAAGCTTAGAAGGAAGATAATACATGGGGGAGAAAAGGCTTTGAAAAGCTGCCATGCAGACTTGGGGGTGCAGGCGGCCACGTGCCTGCCCAGGGCTAGACACACGCTCAGGAAACAGCTGAGAAGATGCTGAGCCTTCACCTCTGTCTGACCTTTGGGCTCCTCACAAGCAGGACGGAAGGGCTACGGCAGTCAGTCGTAAAAAGGCTGCCCAAACCTTGACCTGAGCCAATCTGGGAGGACCAGAGAGGTGTGCTGGCAGGGGAGGGCATGCCCAGTGTCCACGGGAATTCGTCCAAACACTAAACCATCCCTAAACTAATGGAACACAGGCTTTAGGGGCCACACACTGCAAAGAATACAGTCTTTACAACACAGTTCAGGAAACTCCAGCAGCTACAGCACACTAGGGGCACCGACAGGAACCCTGCAGACGGGGAGAAGAATCTGATTTCCAGCTGCCATATATTCAAAACGATCAGTCTTCACCAAAAAGTTGAGGCACACGAAGAAAGTATGGCCCATTCACAGGAAGGTAAGGTTGCTGGATTACGTGCAAAACTGGTTAGTGTTTTATAGAGCAATACCTGACTTTGTTCTTACCTTTTCCACTGAACAGAAATGATTTCTGACTATACTGCCCCAAATCTACAAGTTAATGTGTAATTTAACTTAATCTGGGGTCTTTAACCAAAATCTTAAGTCATATGAAAGGATGTCATATACTCAGCTGAAACCCCAAACCTAGATTAGTGTGCAAGAAATTCCACCAGCTTCCTGCTGTTCTGTCCTCATGATACAAAGACAACCCTATTAAAGCCATGTAAGCCATATTTATGCCACAGGAGTAACAGACATAGCAGGCTCTTTGCTCCTAGTTGGAGTTGTATTCTAAAGACTTTGAGGTCCCAGTTTTTTCATGAGTCACTAAATTTTGCTAATTCCCATCCCTTTCCTCTTTAACTTTAGCCAGCCACCCACTCTTACTGTCTGGACCACTTGAAATTGTCTGGAATGTATTTCTCTATTACTATTAAGGAACCAACTGAGTGATGACTCAAGTTTTCATAGTGGGCAGAGTAGTCattgttttacaaaataaagTGATATTCACTCGACACCAAACCACAATTAATACATCAACTTGCTAAACACTGCAAAAGCAAGCTTCTCCTTTGCTGCCTTTCCAGACACGCCATTGAATGAACAAATCCTGACTCTTCTAACCACCTCTGACCGTTTATTTTCTGACTCTTTTTCACTTACATGCAGACCACATGTTCTCAAGTGCCAGTTCAAACTGATAGTAATGATGGTAGCTATTTTGTACTAAACACTACGTGCCACACACTTCTACATTCTTTACATAGAGTAGCTCACACTGCACACTACCTTTTGAGCACAGTTACATACCCACGTCATGTTAGAGGAACTAAAACCCAGAGATTAATAAAATGCCTTTCACCCCCAGATGAGTTGACTGGATTAATGAGTAGTGTCTACATATGATTTATAATATTGGCTGTGAAGGCAGTTATTTCCAAGGTTGGGTCTCAGTATAAAAGGCCAGTATGCAGGGCTTCCTTGTACTTCCTTGCCATAATTATTTTCTGATATCTAGGATTTGAAAAACTCAGATAATGCCTTATCTTTCAAAGATTGATTTCAGTTGACTTTAAAAGAAGAGTCTGTTAACCTTTTCCTAATTCTTGttaataattttgttattaaaattacCCAGTTGCTAgttcataaatatatttgttgatcCCTAGTTGAAGTTTCTTTTAATTTAGAGCAATGTTTACAGGATCTATTATCacaaatgagattttattttggAACACTTCATATGACTCAAGCATTTTGGCTTAGTATAATGTAATGATTACAAACGGTTCTAAATTCTGTCATCTTGTAATTACTTAGGAGCAGCTAAAAAGTATCAACAGTAATGAGTATATAATCTGCTTCACTTGCTATTTGCTTCTCCCTATTTTACTCTCTTACCTAATACCAGTATTTTTCCAAATGCCAATTTTTTACCTCCTTTGGCAGAAATAGTTGAAATATTGCTacagaaaatgtttcatttaaataAGCGTTGATTAGTCCATTCTCATCACTTTTTGGTCTAAACTCTATCTCCCCACCCCAATTTTATGAAGGTCCAGCTGACAGAAACtgtagtttaaggtgtacaaccgGATGGTTTGATGGCGTGTTGTGAAATGACCACCACAGTCAGTCTAATGCACACACCCCTTCACAAAGTAACTTTTGTtggtgtggtgagaacacttaagatccaCTCTTGGCCAGTTTCACTGCACATACAGGGCCACTAGGCACGTCACCAGGCCGGGGGTGGGGCCAGAGCTTGCCCACCTCCCAGCGGGGCGTCTGCGCCGCCCCCGCCCGCCCGGCGCTCCTTCGGGGTTACGTCTGCGGGCTCGGCAGCACCCGGCGTCCGCCTGGCAGCGTTTCCCTCTGGTAGCCGGGCTATTCTGCACGGCACGCGCGTCCTCCATCCACTGACCGCACTGTCACCCTGGCCGCCGCGATTAGTGCACTCACAGGGCGCGGTGCTCCGAGCGGCACTTCAGCCCCTTCGGGCGGGCGCCCGGGAGGGACGAGGCGGGGCCCCGAGGAGCAGCCCGCGCCGCGGCTCCACGGCGGTGGGGGGCGCTCCCCGCTCGCGGGCTGCTCAGCCGCGAGTTCGGGCCGGCAGGACGCGCCCACGGCCCACCTGACGCCGCCTGCGTGGCGCCGGCGCTGGCGGACGCCCACACCCGCGGGGAAAGCCGCGAAGCTGCGCAGCGGTGAGACGGCGCCTCTCCCAGCCCCGCTCCCTTCCCGCGGGCAGGCCCCGGACGCCGGCGTCCCGCCGCCGTGCAGCCCGGAGCTGGCCGGCCGACTCCCTCGCTGTCGGCCACCTCCACGCCGGACGCCGGCCCCGTCGCCGGCCAGGACGGCAGGGCTCCGCGGCCGCTCCCCCTACGGGCGCCGGGACGACCGGATCCGCCCAGAGCGGGCGTCGGCCCAGGAGTGCGGGCGCGGGGCGGGGACGAGGCGGAGGCCTGCGCAGCGCGGGCCGGGTGGGCTCCGGCCGGGCCGCCGCACCGACCCCCGCTCTGGGCGCCTCAGACCCGCGCCCGGGGACGCACGGGCCCCGGCCTCCGCGGACCGCGGCCTGGACGGCGGCCGCCGCCTCCACTGCCCTGACGTGAGGGGCCGGCGCGGAGCGGCCCCCTGTTTTGGGGGGTCCCTGCGGGGTGCCCTGTTCGCCCCTGGCGGTCCCCGcccctccccttgcccctccccttgcccctcccctcctcccggGCTCCGCCCCCATGTATGCCCCGCCCCTCATcgggccccacctcctcctccaggggCGGTGCGCGcgctggcggcggcggcgcccTGGCTCTGGCTTCCCGGGCGTTGCGGGCTGGAGGCGGGCGGCCCTGCGGCGGGAGCCGCGTGTCCGCGCGGATGGTCTGGCTGGTTCACTCGGCCGCCGGAGCCCGTCTGCGTCCCGCGGTGCCACTTCCCGTGCCTCTGCACCCGTCCCCCTCGCTGTCCCGGGGCCCCGTCGGCCGCTCAGCGCGCAGGCTTCCCGGTGTCCGCGGCCCCGGGGTGCTCGTTCGCGTCGGGATGCGGCTGCCCGCACACCAGCGCGGCCGCCCATGGTTGCTTCCTCAGCCTCGGGGCCGCTTTCTGTTGGCGCTGCAGCGGGCTGCGGGGCTCGGCAGCGCCGTTAGGGCTGCAGCCGTGGGTTCGGGGGTCTTAGGGCCCTTGGGCTTGGAATCGGGAAGTCGGGGAGCGCGTCCAAGCGCAGGGCTCTTACGTGGTGCTTCCAGCAGCCGGGACCCCTGGTGTGCCTTAGAACAAACACACTTGCGCAGCCATAGCGGGTGCGCTGGGCCGAAATCTTTACATTTCAGGGAAAGAGAAACATGCCAACCTCCAGGCATGTTTCTTTTTGCCGGATGTATTTTAGGTGCATCTTGGACGGCTTACCGCCGTGGAGATTCTGCAGAAGGCATGCTGGTGGTTTGCAGCTCTGTCTTTCTGGCAGCTCTACCAGCTCAGTCTTCAGGGAATATAAAAGGTTGTTCTGTATTGTGATTCTGTCCTTTATGTCATCCTTGAAAAAATAGCTACCAAGTTTCAGGAGAGACCTTTGCACATCATTGAAGATAGTATTTTGGGATTGCAGGGACAGAAAATAATGGTATCAACTTAGTGGCTTTTGGCTAATGAAAGATCTAAATATATGCACATTTTACCATTTATGTTGAAAAGTGAAGTCTAGTAACAAATCCCCTAACCCAATGATGTAAACATTGTGCAAGTATTTGGGAAAAAGCTTATCCAAGGGCCGTATACATTCTGTTCCTTCTGTAGTGGAAACTCTGTAATTaaatcttccctcctttcctctttcatGGGGGCGGGGAGGGTGGTTTAGTGAATTATAACCCTACAGCTACTTACTGAGATTATACAATGCTTTTCAACAACACTGTTTGACTGATTTGAGTACTTAGAAATCAAAATTAGCTTTAAGAACAAATAAGGACTCTTCTTAACCCTTTTTAAAAACTAGCTTGAGcaacggagaaagacaagtaccaaatgatttcactcatctgtggagcataagaacaaaggaaaaccgaaggaacaaaacagcagcagaatcacagaacccaagaatggactaacaggtaccaaagggaaagggactggggagggtgggtgggagcggagggagaaggggaataaggggcattgcgattagcacacacagtatggggggggggcacggggaaggcagtacagcacagaggagacaagtagtgattctacagcatcttactaagctgatggacagtgactgtaaaggggtacatggtggggacttgataatggggggaatctagtaaccacaatgttgctcatgtgattgtatattaatgataacaaaaaaaaactagCTCGAGCAACTGGTGGGCAAATGAGGGCTCAAAACAATTTTGGAGGGCAAATGGTCATATAGTAACCTTAGATAATAAAGTCTAGCTTTATcttaagaaaaatgaatcaagACTGAGGATGTAGGAAAAGGAATATTAGTCTGTTCTTTGTCGACTTTCATTTGTCATTTCCCTATACAGTTGGAAAAGAGACCATATTATTCAGAAAAAGGAATATTCAGCCTCCATATATCAGAGGGCAGTTTATTTCAGCATACATAAAGTCTTGCTTTCAGCTCTGTTGGTATGTATTTATCCTTACCAAGGGGAAAGAAATCAGAATTGTTCTTGCTATTTCAAATGGACACCTTGTGTCGTATCAGTGAGGACTGAGGAAGAGGATGTGGTCAGTTTTTTGGTTCCCATATCTGGATTTTTTTACCCCAAGACTCTACTATTGTGTTTACAATACTTTTGTTTCATGAGACAGGTCtattttttcttacctttatACAGATAACATCAATGCGGTTGGAGGAAAGACAATTCCTTAGAGATGATAGCTAGCTATATTAAAGCCACATCATTGCCTGTATATTAATATGTATAATGCCATTTGTTGTTCTAataggcattttatttattttgaaggctTTCTGACTGTTGGGATGGCTTTATATGCTTCTACCAGGGAGCGCAGGCATGGATGGCTCACATGAAGAATTGGCTATTAAAGACAAGGTAGGATACGATTATATGATACGTCTGCTTTCAACTTTTGCCTTTTGAGTCCTAATCTGATTCCTGATTTGCACATacatattttgcaaatatattttgaattaagaTACTGtgtataaaataaagaagttagGAAAGGTCTTTTCTGACCATCTGGAAGATTTGCCAGGCTTCTAGTAGTTACTTAATATTATTAAGTTATAACAGTATACTTATTAAGTCCATGTTATTCCTGCATAAATACTTTAAAGACTAGGGAGCTAAAAGGAGGGATAATTACTTCCTATTTAAAAAGAGGAGacagattcattttctttaaactatAGTGTTAGTACTAATGGAGGTACGCCAAAGGCGTAATCCCTTTATTTTGGTAAATTACATATCTATGTATCTGAATCCTTACATATACATGTTTATGTAATTTTTCAGATAACAGTGTAAAGCCATAAATTTAGAAGCATCAAGACCACCTGGGAGTGAAAAGTGGTCTGAAAATAATTACTGGCATAGGCATACAACTGACCACAGACATCTAGTAAACAGAATGGTTTAACGGAGTCTACAAATTTAAGATTTTCCAAAAGTTCATTTcaaatcttgaaaataaaaatattttatttttgacatttccATCAGATTTTTCTACAAAAACAGAGTGAGAAAAACTGTAAGGAATAGTTAGGTAACAAAATTTATTCCAATATTTGTCCCAGATTATTTTAGGGTTGGCCAGAAAGGGGGATACATTTTGGACAGAGTATGATAAAAGAATAATGATGTAGGTAACAAACCTGAGTTTCTATCACAGTTACTAAGATTTGATAATAGTTTTTAAACATGTAATCCACGTTTTTCCAAATTAGTTATGAAAACCTGTCCAGGATAATTCCCCTCCTTGTGGCAAGACCTAGAAGCTGTCTGCCCTGGGATACTGCAGACTCCAAACAGGGCACTTAGGCGCAGGCTTCTGGGCTGCTTGACTGTGGCCAGAGAGGGTGCGCTCATGGTGCGATCTGTAATGGGACacgggcagggagaggggagggcatTCATAATTCTCGgcattttaaatgaatgtaatGCTCAGTAGTAATAACATTTTGGGATACTATGAAATCTCAACATTTCCTACAGAATGAAACCAATATAATCATTCTTCAAATAGAAAATCAGTTTTTTGAAGGTTCCACAGCGGCACACTCATACTGGTTTCTTGGTGGCACATTTTCAGTCTGTATTGCTGCATCTTTATCGTTTTAGGTACAATGAACATGAAGTTATGCCTGCTTTGCAGGCACTGAGATACTGAAACATTTGTATATTAAAAACCATTTTGTCTCTTATTTGCTTGACAGCCAACTTTGAATTAATTACACTTTACCCCCAACTCCAATATAGAATGTACCACCTTAGACTTTTCATCATTAATTTAGCATAAACTAAGAAAAAATCTTTTGATGCTATTTACTTACTTGTGTTTGCATTGACCTATTGATTATACTAGTTCTTCTTAAATGGAATTAAGGAAATATGACTCAGTAAAAGGAAAAAGCAGTAAAAACTTTTTATATGAGGTACAAATTCACTATTGTTATCAAGTACAATCATGATTTTCTAAAATAggctttacaaataaaattaatgcTAGTGGAAACATTCAATTTGAGCATCTGTTTATTGAAAGTCATAAGTTAACTGAAGGTGTTAGATGGAGTTTCACAGTGGTTGCCGTCAGAGTTCCAAGAGCAGCTCTCCCTGAGTGGGCGTCAGGGCTTCTGCGAGGAGCGTGGTGGCGTGGTGACACCCGTGTGACAGGAAATCAGGGCATGCATATGTACTTAATGCTGACTGGTGAGTTGAAAATGAACGTAGACTCTAAGACAATTCAAGAAAAACTGGTTCagacaaaaaaatgtatgttgCACAGCCACAGACTTCTTTTCTGAGAAAGCTAAGCTTTGGAGAGAAAAGCATGCTTACTAGAGATAAAATGCACAAAAAACAGCTTGCACATACACTCTGGAATCGGCGCTCCGCAGTCACCTTTCCCTTCTCCCGCTCCCTGATTTGAGAATAAGGCGAACTACTTGACAGCTAGCTTCTCCTTTTCCTAGCCTTTTACTAGCCAGATACTGGGAAAAGCAACGTTTAGTAAGACATAACCCTGTTTTTGAGAAGTTCATAGTCTTGCTTAGAGACAGATAAAAAGTAATTAGGACGTAATTAGTGTGATCAATGTAAAAG from the Manis javanica isolate MJ-LG chromosome 16, MJ_LKY, whole genome shotgun sequence genome contains:
- the LOC108398747 gene encoding uncharacterized protein isoform X1: MPRPSSGPTSSSRGGARAGGGGALALASRALRAGGGRPCGGSRVSARMVWLVHSAAGARLRPAVPLPVPLHPSPSLSRGPVGRSARRLPGVRGPGVLVRVGMRLPAHQRGRPWLLPQPRGRFLLALQRAAGLGSAVRAAAVGSGVLGPLGLESGSRGARPSAGLLRGASSSRDPWCALEQTHLRSHSGCAGPKSLHFRERETCQPPGMFLFAGCILGASWTAYRRGDSAEGMLVVCSSVFLAALPAQSSGNIKA